From Natator depressus isolate rNatDep1 chromosome 7, rNatDep2.hap1, whole genome shotgun sequence, the proteins below share one genomic window:
- the RCE1 gene encoding CAAX prenyl protease 2 translates to MSAAADAAAAGPEALGPAISPWVSAGGLAPGPGSPALCWAALLACLSLACAYVGSLYVWNSHLPRDHPAVIKRRFTSVLIVSGLSPLFVWLWKELTGIKPGISLLVLLGFRLEGIVPATLLPLLLTMVLFLGPLIQLSMDCPWDWVDGLKVMFDPHFWVLCLSDMRWLRNQVIAPLTEELVFRACMLPMLIPCTGLGPAIFTCPLFFGVAHFHHVIEQLRFRQGSIASIFLSAAFQFSYTAVFGAYTAFIFIRTGHLIGPVLCHSFCNYIGFPAICAVLEHPQRLTVVIFYVLGMVLFLLLLHPMTDPAFFGDIPICSLPAASSGFSVCS, encoded by the exons ATGTCGGCTGCAGCGGATGCGGCCGCGGCCGGGCCGGAGGCGCTGGGCCCGGCCATCTCCCCCTGGGTCTCCGCTGGCGGGCTGGCGCCGGGCCCCGGCTCCCCCGCGCTCTGCTGGGCCGCGCTGCTCGCCTGCCTCAGCCTGGCCTGCGCCTACGTGGGCAGCCTCTACGTGTGGAACAGCCACCTGCCCCG AGACCACCCGGCCGTGATCAAGCGGCGATTCACCAGCGTTCTGATCGTCTCCGGCCTCTCGCCACTCTTCGTCTGGCTCTGGAAGGAGCTGACAGGCATTAAG CCAGGTATATCCCTGCTAGTTCTGCTGGGCTTCCGACTGGAGGGCATTGTGCCAGCGACTCTACTGCCCTTGTTGCTCACTATG GTCCTGTTCCTTGGGCCCCTCATTCAGCTCTCGATGGACTGTCCCTGGGACTGGGTTGATGGACTGAAGGTCATGTTTG acCCCCACTTCTGGGTGCTGTGCCTGAGTGACATGCGCTGGCTCCGCAACCAGGTGATCGCACCCCTGACAGAGGAGCTGGTGTTCCGGGCCTGTATGCTGCCCATGCTTATCCCTTGCACCGGCCTGGGGCCAGCCATCTTCACCTGCCCGCTCTTCTTTGGTGTCG CTCACTTTCATCACGTTATTGAGCAGCTACGGTTCCGCCAGGGCAGCATAGCCAGCATCTTCCTGTCGGCAG cttTCCAATTCTCATACACAGCTGTCTTCGGGGCCTACACAGCATTCATCTTCATTAGGACAG GACACCTGATTGGCCCTGTGTTGTGCCACTCCTTCTGCAACTACATTGGCTTCCCTGCCATCTGTGCTGTCCTGGAGCATCCCCAGCGCCTCACTGTTGTCATCTTCTATGTGCTGGGCATGGtgctcttcctcctgctcctgcaccccatgACTGACCCAGCTTTCTTTGGAGACATTCCTATTtgctctctgcctgcagccagctccgGCTTCTCTGTGTGTTCCTGA